One genomic region from Rothia dentocariosa ATCC 17931 encodes:
- a CDS encoding fatty acyl-AMP ligase — MGVLTLPVEDNVKNQIYSSRTFTQHILAKLDQQATESWIEFWNGPTEQIRWNYAELSEDARRIAVWITEKGYRPGTTVVLAFSPGINFIRAVLGALHAGLAIAPIPLVVADDEHSARRLQLILEESPGGFILCDKPGWETCLMANVDNVAWCLPEPNTISKISADTWRMPNTEPDDLVILQYTSGSTGNPKGVEITQRNLLENQASILEITKADVSDVAVGWLPHYHDMGLIGMFLHPLTVGCSLVFTSPAQFLRRPYLWLKMISERRATMTVGPDFAYAFVPRLTHPAQVKGLDLSSLKIAITGSEPVRWESMCVFDELASPLGFRFASFRPAYGMAETTLLITGDEPDGYPRILKADRDQLSEGQVRPAEAGHDATTLVSCGVPASQADVRIVSSDTGEEVAEGTVGEILVRGPWVSRGYRGRERTTQDFAARIDGIDADYLRTGDLGTFIDDRLFVTGRAKEVIILRGRNIFPQDVEQSALDAIGSGASGTAAAFELDDGIGIVIELTPEKLRENTEPLRQELAQVLRDRFGVGNVTIKFGRRGSLPKTSSGKVQRGKVRESMAAGDRGEK; from the coding sequence GTGGGTGTTTTAACCCTACCCGTTGAGGACAATGTGAAGAACCAAATTTACTCCTCTAGAACGTTCACTCAGCATATTCTTGCAAAGCTTGATCAGCAAGCTACCGAAAGTTGGATAGAGTTTTGGAACGGTCCAACAGAACAGATTCGGTGGAACTATGCAGAACTATCAGAAGATGCTCGCCGCATCGCAGTTTGGATAACTGAAAAAGGCTATCGTCCAGGCACTACGGTAGTATTAGCTTTTAGCCCAGGCATAAATTTTATTCGCGCAGTTTTGGGAGCACTGCATGCAGGTTTAGCAATTGCGCCTATTCCGCTTGTTGTAGCCGATGATGAGCACTCTGCACGGCGTCTGCAGCTCATTTTGGAAGAGTCTCCAGGAGGATTTATTCTCTGTGATAAACCTGGATGGGAAACCTGCTTAATGGCTAATGTTGATAATGTGGCTTGGTGTCTTCCTGAGCCCAATACGATATCTAAAATTTCGGCAGATACATGGCGTATGCCCAACACGGAACCAGATGACCTTGTAATTCTGCAATACACTTCAGGGTCTACTGGAAATCCAAAAGGTGTTGAGATTACACAACGGAATCTCCTTGAAAATCAAGCTTCAATACTCGAAATAACTAAAGCAGATGTATCAGATGTAGCTGTTGGGTGGCTGCCTCATTATCATGATATGGGGCTCATCGGCATGTTTCTCCACCCCCTGACTGTGGGGTGCTCTCTTGTTTTCACCTCACCCGCACAGTTTCTCAGGCGTCCTTATCTCTGGCTCAAGATGATTTCTGAACGTCGTGCGACGATGACTGTAGGACCAGACTTTGCTTATGCTTTTGTCCCGCGGCTTACACATCCGGCACAGGTTAAGGGGTTAGATCTCTCTTCGTTAAAAATCGCTATTACAGGATCTGAGCCCGTACGGTGGGAATCAATGTGTGTTTTTGATGAATTGGCTTCACCGCTGGGTTTCAGATTTGCATCATTCCGACCTGCATACGGTATGGCAGAAACTACTCTCCTTATTACAGGGGACGAGCCTGATGGATACCCGCGAATACTTAAAGCAGACCGCGATCAACTTTCAGAAGGCCAGGTTAGACCTGCTGAAGCAGGGCATGATGCTACTACGCTTGTTTCCTGCGGGGTTCCTGCTTCACAGGCGGATGTGCGTATAGTTTCTTCCGATACAGGGGAGGAAGTTGCGGAGGGTACCGTCGGTGAAATTCTGGTTCGAGGGCCTTGGGTATCACGAGGATACCGTGGCAGGGAGCGTACAACACAGGATTTCGCTGCACGGATTGATGGTATAGATGCAGACTATCTGCGGACAGGTGATCTTGGGACATTTATCGATGACAGGTTATTTGTTACGGGTCGTGCGAAGGAAGTCATTATTCTGCGTGGCCGCAATATCTTCCCACAGGACGTAGAACAAAGTGCCTTAGACGCTATCGGCTCAGGAGCATCTGGTACCGCTGCAGCTTTTGAACTGGATGATGGTATAGGAATTGTTATCGAGTTAACTCCAGAAAAACTGCGAGAGAACACAGAGCCTTTACGCCAAGAACTTGCCCAAGTATTACGGGATCGTTTTGGCGTTGGCAACGTAACTATCAAATTTGGTCGCCGTGGGTCTCTGCCCAAAA
- a CDS encoding fluoride efflux transporter FluC yields MFSLTVFLLGGLGAMTRYFLDVKMSPRLRTERSIISPVFVINLVGSFLYGLLIMPVANPNALDIHYGASGSVIFWCTAVTTGLLGGFTTFSTAMVEALTARREGKRAKFLMLWLVQVIGAVLAALAGTLCFVLLLGDDVAPIIPIDIFF; encoded by the coding sequence GTGTTCTCGCTAACGGTCTTTCTGCTCGGCGGTTTAGGGGCAATGACCAGGTATTTTCTCGACGTCAAAATGTCGCCTCGTCTGCGCACCGAGCGCTCCATCATCAGCCCCGTATTCGTGATTAACCTGGTGGGGTCATTTCTCTACGGACTGTTGATTATGCCGGTCGCCAACCCGAACGCGCTCGATATTCACTACGGTGCCTCTGGATCCGTTATCTTCTGGTGCACCGCCGTCACCACCGGCCTGCTCGGCGGGTTCACCACCTTCTCCACCGCGATGGTCGAAGCGCTTACGGCACGCCGCGAAGGCAAACGGGCCAAATTCCTGATGCTCTGGCTCGTGCAGGTTATCGGGGCAGTTCTCGCGGCGCTCGCGGGCACGCTCTGCTTCGTTTTGCTGCTGGGGGACGACGTAGCACCCATCATCCCTATCGATATTTTCTTCTAG
- a CDS encoding fluoride efflux transporter FluC: MPINVFVLPWSKVKVGDRRENTSSHPERIEGAHRTMAERRTLAAYLNRIPAPLLVFLGGGIGAFCRIHTPGGVLAANLIGSFTLGLLTALWASHARIHGEDAVRPFRFLFGAGMMGGYTTYSSIAAVTSQAVFINYTVHGWYVLLSLAVLFIGGLAAAGLGLFMGGKIAARWEARHASAREDSSCSR, translated from the coding sequence GTGCCCATTAACGTCTTTGTACTTCCGTGGTCTAAGGTGAAAGTAGGGGATCGCCGCGAGAACACGAGTTCTCACCCCGAGCGCATCGAAGGGGCGCACCGCACGATGGCAGAAAGACGAACGCTCGCCGCATACTTGAACCGCATACCCGCGCCGTTGCTGGTTTTCTTAGGAGGAGGCATAGGTGCCTTCTGTCGCATCCACACACCCGGCGGGGTGCTTGCTGCGAACCTGATCGGATCCTTCACCCTGGGGCTTCTGACTGCCCTGTGGGCATCGCACGCCCGCATACACGGTGAGGATGCGGTGCGCCCGTTCCGTTTCTTATTCGGTGCTGGCATGATGGGTGGATACACCACCTACTCGTCCATCGCGGCGGTTACCTCGCAGGCGGTATTTATTAATTACACGGTGCACGGGTGGTACGTTCTGCTCAGTCTTGCCGTGCTCTTTATCGGCGGTTTAGCGGCCGCAGGGTTGGGTCTTTTCATGGGCGGAAAAATTGCCGCCCGCTGGGAGGCACGCCATGCCAGCGCTCGGGAGGACTCATCGTGTTCTCGCTAA
- a CDS encoding MMPL family transporter, which translates to MSKKAWASVNTPEKITAHHAEKEKREATPHGWLRIVLAKPVVTILLCVAALGAIAIPMGQMRMGLPSAESSPVESTEYQAYQIVKDKFGEGLSGPVVAVAHTPAGMTDAQVEQAQVDIARAIQAKDPENVKTAVPMGQTDDHTLQIFQVIPKHGPSSVETVNLVEQLRQVDVNVQGTDVRLGVTGLTGGNIDISNTLAQKLPLYLAVVMGLSFIVLILVFRSILVPLVASIGFLFSILASFGAVVAVYQMGFMGSLFGVHDPGPILAFLPTLMIGILFGLAMDYQVFLVSGMREAYVHGKDAKTAVVAGYNHAVRVVVAAMIIMISVFGGFIFAESSMIRPIGFGLAFGVLVDAFVVRMTITPAIMSLLGEKAWWMPKWLDKLVPNMDVEGATLLEELEHKDSTKTSGIADLTSDIDASNIETPWAKKKTE; encoded by the coding sequence ATGTCGAAGAAGGCATGGGCATCCGTCAATACTCCCGAGAAGATCACCGCACATCACGCCGAGAAGGAAAAGCGCGAGGCTACTCCACACGGTTGGCTGCGCATCGTGCTCGCTAAACCTGTGGTTACCATTCTGCTCTGTGTGGCGGCACTGGGGGCTATCGCTATTCCCATGGGTCAGATGCGCATGGGTCTTCCCTCAGCAGAAAGTTCTCCGGTTGAGAGCACTGAGTATCAGGCATACCAGATTGTTAAGGATAAATTTGGTGAAGGTCTGAGTGGTCCTGTGGTTGCAGTGGCACATACTCCTGCTGGGATGACAGATGCTCAGGTTGAACAGGCACAGGTTGATATTGCTCGTGCAATTCAGGCGAAAGATCCTGAAAATGTAAAGACAGCAGTTCCTATGGGGCAAACTGATGATCACACCCTGCAGATATTCCAAGTGATCCCCAAACATGGGCCGAGCTCGGTTGAAACCGTGAACTTGGTTGAGCAGCTGCGCCAGGTGGACGTCAATGTGCAGGGCACCGATGTGCGTCTGGGCGTGACCGGACTGACTGGCGGCAACATCGATATCTCCAATACACTGGCGCAAAAATTGCCGCTGTATTTGGCAGTCGTCATGGGCCTTTCGTTTATCGTGCTGATTCTCGTGTTCCGTTCGATTCTGGTGCCGCTGGTTGCTTCGATCGGGTTCCTCTTCTCGATTCTGGCAAGCTTCGGTGCCGTGGTTGCGGTTTACCAGATGGGCTTCATGGGGTCTCTCTTCGGGGTGCACGATCCCGGCCCGATCCTGGCGTTCCTGCCCACCCTGATGATCGGTATCCTCTTCGGCCTGGCGATGGACTACCAGGTGTTCCTGGTCTCCGGCATGCGTGAAGCATATGTGCACGGTAAAGACGCGAAGACCGCCGTCGTCGCTGGGTACAACCATGCGGTACGTGTGGTGGTTGCCGCGATGATCATCATGATCTCGGTGTTCGGCGGGTTTATCTTCGCCGAATCTTCAATGATTCGCCCCATCGGCTTCGGTCTTGCCTTCGGTGTGCTGGTTGATGCCTTCGTGGTTCGCATGACTATAACACCAGCGATTATGTCTCTATTGGGAGAGAAGGCATGGTGGATGCCGAAGTGGCTCGATAAGCTCGTTCCGAATATGGATGTGGAAGGCGCAACCCTTCTGGAAGAGCTGGAGCATAAAGACTCGACTAAAACCAGCGGTATTGCTGATTTAACTAGTGATATCGATGCATCAAACATTGAGACTCCCTGGGCGAAGAAGAAAACTGAATAA
- a CDS encoding MMPL family transporter translates to MAKWLYSIGSFAARRAWAVIAIWVLVIAGVAGSYSAFHGQLKTTLTMPGTETQRLTDELAQRFPDANRGTGQIIVKTGDGSAITEEQKQAFVDELNSLKGDISAVDGVLDPFATEQQIADGKKQLEESKPQLEAAPQQIADGKKQLEDGQKQLDDGKAQLEGAQKQLDEAREQAQASGALESMREQLGSQQGQLDAQRTQINETQKELDGKASELAEAEKNLPNQQEEFARKSALLDLMSGARMVSEDGSTAAAGVFFKMQNSEIPQAEKDKLMEKVRAADLKGLVVNFDQRIAESPDVGMGIGEIIGIAVALITLIVMLGTLIAAGLPIIMALVGVIIGILGTLSFSTLVDMSSTTYMLGMMLGLAVGIDYSLFILNRHRSNLMDGMPLRKSIAIANGTSGNAVVFAGATVIIALLALNVTGIPFLGYMGDAAALCVFVAVLISVTLTPRYALADRSQGHVEEGMGIRQYSREDHRTSRREGKARGYSTRLAAHRAR, encoded by the coding sequence GTGGCTAAGTGGCTATATTCCATAGGTAGCTTTGCCGCACGCAGGGCGTGGGCGGTTATTGCTATCTGGGTGCTTGTTATTGCCGGTGTTGCCGGTAGCTATAGCGCATTCCACGGGCAGCTGAAGACCACCCTTACGATGCCCGGAACCGAAACCCAGCGTCTTACCGACGAGCTTGCTCAGCGATTCCCTGATGCTAACCGTGGCACCGGGCAGATTATCGTTAAAACTGGTGATGGTTCAGCTATTACTGAGGAACAGAAACAGGCATTTGTAGATGAGCTGAATAGTCTTAAAGGAGATATTTCAGCTGTTGACGGTGTTCTTGATCCTTTTGCTACTGAACAGCAGATAGCTGATGGTAAGAAACAGCTTGAAGAGAGTAAGCCTCAACTGGAGGCAGCACCACAACAAATTGCCGACGGTAAGAAACAGCTTGAAGACGGCCAGAAGCAACTGGATGATGGTAAGGCGCAACTTGAAGGAGCACAAAAACAACTCGATGAAGCACGTGAACAAGCTCAAGCATCTGGCGCTTTGGAATCAATGCGTGAGCAGCTGGGCTCACAACAGGGACAGCTGGATGCGCAGCGGACCCAGATAAACGAAACTCAAAAAGAGCTGGATGGTAAAGCCTCTGAGCTAGCAGAAGCTGAAAAGAACCTTCCTAATCAGCAAGAAGAATTTGCTCGTAAGTCTGCGCTCCTTGATTTAATGAGCGGCGCTCGTATGGTTTCTGAAGATGGGTCTACCGCAGCCGCCGGAGTCTTCTTTAAAATGCAAAATTCGGAGATTCCCCAGGCTGAAAAAGATAAACTGATGGAAAAGGTCCGTGCTGCGGATTTAAAGGGGCTTGTCGTTAACTTTGACCAACGCATTGCTGAATCTCCCGATGTTGGTATGGGTATTGGTGAGATCATCGGTATTGCAGTGGCACTCATTACGCTTATCGTTATGCTCGGTACTCTTATTGCCGCCGGGCTACCTATCATCATGGCGCTGGTGGGCGTAATTATAGGTATTCTGGGAACCCTTTCATTCTCCACCCTAGTCGATATGAGCTCAACCACCTATATGCTGGGCATGATGCTTGGTCTTGCGGTGGGCATCGACTACTCGCTGTTTATCCTCAACAGGCACCGGTCTAACCTGATGGACGGCATGCCGCTGCGGAAATCTATTGCGATTGCTAACGGCACCAGCGGTAACGCGGTGGTATTTGCGGGCGCAACCGTGATTATCGCCCTGCTCGCTCTGAATGTCACCGGCATCCCCTTCCTAGGGTACATGGGCGACGCTGCGGCACTGTGCGTATTCGTGGCCGTGTTGATTTCGGTGACCTTAACCCCCCGCTATGCTCTCGCTGATCGGTCGCAAGGTCATGTCGAAGAAGGCATGGGCATCCGTCAATACTCCCGAGAAGATCACCGCACATCACGCCGAGAAGGAAAAGCGCGAGGCTACTCCACACGGTTGGCTGCGCATCGTGCTCGCTAA
- a CDS encoding TetR/AcrR family transcriptional regulator has protein sequence MCIAQKIVDKRSVRKAENRIAIMDAAEKLVLAGGLKALTADALAKESSVSRRTIFNHFSSVEAVVVERLNEYLRRIFEVIPDFCTPRGAHPERDMLNGVRAAFTTERLAEHVEPHARLLFALHDYALDNKFNEYSSTSYLNSIEMVIDKLWQERQDIPRMRIAIFGNLIASAICEGIAASFYDAEGNPQPPENAEKMRKNIKHCLDYVEELIDGKYAHHYSTDTETFEENHSG, from the coding sequence GTGTGTATTGCCCAAAAGATTGTAGATAAACGCTCCGTGCGTAAAGCCGAGAACCGCATCGCCATTATGGATGCGGCAGAAAAACTTGTGCTCGCAGGCGGTCTTAAGGCACTCACGGCGGATGCGCTCGCCAAAGAATCCAGTGTATCCAGGCGTACCATCTTCAACCATTTTTCCTCGGTTGAAGCCGTCGTCGTTGAACGCCTGAACGAGTATCTGCGCCGTATTTTTGAGGTCATCCCCGACTTTTGCACCCCCAGAGGAGCGCATCCCGAGCGGGATATGCTCAACGGTGTGCGTGCCGCATTCACCACCGAACGCCTTGCCGAGCACGTAGAACCCCACGCTCGGCTGCTGTTCGCCCTTCACGACTACGCTCTCGATAATAAGTTCAATGAGTACAGCTCAACCTCCTATTTGAACTCCATTGAGATGGTCATTGACAAGCTGTGGCAGGAGAGACAGGACATACCGCGGATGCGCATCGCAATCTTCGGGAACCTCATTGCCTCTGCCATCTGCGAGGGAATCGCGGCCTCCTTCTACGACGCCGAAGGTAACCCACAGCCGCCCGAAAATGCCGAAAAAATGCGGAAAAACATAAAACACTGTCTTGACTATGTCGAAGAGCTAATCGACGGCAAATACGCACACCATTACTCAACCGATACAGAGACATTTGAGGAGAACCATAGTGGCTAA
- a CDS encoding sensor histidine kinase, which translates to MTIVEAPSVPETQPPQGSRKKRDKTAIRPMPHLRRRLILILVSALGIACFITSVSTYATLQNSLRAQIGSTLKETANRAANPNNSPSGHGFECLDKSNPKNPLYTPGQGAGTINLCVDRQGEYKFSGYLSADGSIKELSDKDRATLNALRGTANQDSQLTEVDLDVGKYMVKVSSPGPSSDALITGVPLGAMYQTLTMLSITMGIGSVAVMIGTGFLGSFVIRRTMKPLERVSGVATEVARLNLESDTIAPEVRVTPKDANPRTEVGSVGYALNQLLDNVSSALDVRERTEKQIRAFIADASHELRTPLAAIKGYSDMLRWTEPLADGGQSSLARIDSQTERMSRLVEDLLLLARLDEGREPKFENIDLTELLVESVSDMQAAARDHIWRMDVPDEPVEMIADRSQIQQVILNLLSNARKHTDEGTTVIAGLRVSADRREALMTIVDNGPGIDPEFAPKIFDRFARADKARSGSDGTTGLGLAIVQAIVQVHGGLISVRSRPGRTEFSVRLPLIRQGVSVS; encoded by the coding sequence GTGACCATTGTGGAAGCTCCCAGTGTTCCCGAGACACAGCCCCCACAGGGTAGTCGAAAAAAACGGGATAAAACCGCCATACGCCCAATGCCGCATCTGCGCAGGCGGCTTATTCTTATTCTTGTTTCGGCTCTAGGAATTGCCTGTTTTATTACCAGTGTCTCAACCTATGCCACACTGCAGAACTCTCTGCGGGCGCAAATTGGCAGTACCCTCAAAGAAACTGCGAATCGCGCTGCCAATCCCAATAATTCTCCCAGTGGTCATGGTTTTGAATGCCTCGATAAATCTAATCCGAAAAACCCTCTTTATACGCCGGGCCAGGGTGCCGGAACCATTAATCTTTGCGTCGATCGACAGGGTGAATATAAATTCTCGGGGTATTTGAGTGCCGACGGCAGTATCAAGGAGCTCAGTGACAAAGACCGCGCGACTCTGAATGCTCTTCGAGGCACTGCAAATCAAGATAGCCAGCTTACCGAAGTGGACCTTGACGTTGGTAAATACATGGTGAAGGTTTCCTCACCAGGGCCTTCTTCAGACGCGCTTATCACCGGTGTGCCGCTGGGGGCAATGTATCAGACCCTTACCATGCTCTCTATCACAATGGGTATTGGGTCGGTTGCCGTGATGATCGGTACCGGCTTTTTGGGTTCGTTCGTAATTCGCAGAACGATGAAGCCCTTAGAGCGTGTCTCCGGTGTGGCGACTGAGGTGGCGCGCCTCAATCTGGAATCTGACACTATTGCTCCCGAAGTGCGTGTGACCCCCAAGGATGCGAACCCCCGCACTGAAGTGGGGTCTGTGGGGTATGCGCTCAATCAGCTTCTTGATAACGTGAGTTCGGCTCTTGACGTGCGTGAACGTACCGAAAAGCAGATACGTGCCTTCATTGCGGATGCATCCCATGAGCTGCGCACCCCGCTGGCTGCCATTAAGGGCTATTCCGATATGCTGCGGTGGACGGAGCCTCTCGCCGACGGCGGGCAGTCCTCGCTTGCACGCATCGATTCGCAGACCGAACGAATGTCGCGTCTTGTGGAAGACCTGCTGTTGCTGGCGCGCCTGGATGAAGGGCGTGAACCGAAGTTTGAGAACATCGACCTAACCGAGCTGCTTGTCGAGAGCGTTTCGGATATGCAGGCGGCGGCACGCGACCATATCTGGCGCATGGATGTGCCGGATGAACCGGTTGAGATGATCGCGGATCGCTCGCAGATTCAGCAGGTTATTTTGAATCTGCTCTCTAATGCGCGCAAACATACGGATGAAGGTACGACCGTTATTGCCGGGCTGCGGGTATCTGCGGATCGGCGTGAAGCGCTTATGACCATTGTGGATAATGGTCCCGGAATTGACCCAGAGTTTGCGCCCAAGATTTTTGACCGGTTCGCGCGGGCAGACAAGGCGCGTTCGGGTTCTGACGGGACGACTGGCCTTGGGTTGGCAATCGTGCAGGCGATCGTGCAGGTACACGGCGGGCTGATTTCTGTGCGAAGTCGCCCCGGACGAACCGAATTTTCGGTACGTCTTCCGCTTATCCGGCAGGGGGTTTCGGTCTCATAG
- a CDS encoding response regulator transcription factor translates to MSSKATEIAKNLPTLEHPDGSPIRALVVDDEEMLKELVSMGLKMIGWEVQSAGDGPAALAIARDWRPDVLVLDIMMPGFDGLELLDRIRKFYPEVPCLFLTAKDSVDNRIEGLAAGADDYVTKPFSMEEVMIRLHRLVQRSGVAAIDDAELVVGDLVLNQDTREVTRGGEPIALTATQFDLLRYLMENAKRVVSKSQILDNVWNYDFGGQANIVELYISYLRKKIDVGREPMIHTVRGAGYVIRPAV, encoded by the coding sequence ATGAGCAGCAAAGCAACCGAAATCGCTAAAAACCTGCCGACCCTCGAACATCCAGACGGCAGCCCCATTCGTGCCCTAGTGGTCGATGATGAGGAGATGCTCAAAGAACTCGTCAGCATGGGCCTGAAGATGATCGGGTGGGAGGTGCAGTCGGCTGGTGATGGACCCGCAGCCTTAGCTATTGCCCGCGATTGGCGCCCCGATGTGCTGGTGCTTGATATTATGATGCCCGGTTTCGACGGCCTGGAACTGTTGGACCGCATCCGGAAGTTTTATCCCGAAGTGCCTTGCCTTTTCTTGACCGCGAAAGATTCGGTGGATAACCGCATCGAAGGACTTGCCGCCGGTGCCGACGACTATGTGACCAAGCCGTTTTCGATGGAAGAGGTTATGATTCGTCTGCACCGACTGGTGCAGCGTTCGGGTGTTGCCGCTATTGACGATGCTGAACTCGTTGTGGGGGATTTGGTGCTCAACCAAGATACCCGCGAAGTTACCCGTGGAGGTGAACCTATCGCTCTCACGGCAACCCAATTCGACCTGCTGCGGTATCTGATGGAAAATGCGAAGCGCGTGGTCTCTAAAAGCCAGATTTTGGATAATGTCTGGAATTACGATTTTGGTGGTCAGGCGAATATTGTGGAACTTTATATTTCGTATCTACGGAAGAAAATTGATGTGGGTCGTGAACCTATGATCCATACGGTACGCGGTGCTGGCTATGTAATTCGACCGGCAGTTTAA
- a CDS encoding PRD domain-containing protein gives MRISRIYNNNVALTRDSYGQEAVVIGRGLAFGKRKGDLVDPSKVEQTFIPEHDISAERLSWSLSEIPPEILAIASELETKVRNTPDIKIANSFIIPFADHLHYAVARAREGLQVDYPLAPEVTLLYPREVEFGRQALDLVHERLHLTLDPQEAIPLALHLVNAQFATADMSRAFRMTEVFAQVFDVIGATYGKPIDTNSMSAARFITHLRYLFVRADRESNKQQRHITQPGVLAALRTDAPQAFACAQKVLLLLEMQLNQPLRQDELTYLTIHIDRLAQEMWGS, from the coding sequence ATGCGCATCAGCCGCATCTATAACAATAATGTCGCCCTCACCCGTGATTCCTACGGGCAAGAGGCGGTAGTTATCGGGCGCGGACTTGCTTTTGGCAAACGCAAGGGCGATCTGGTCGATCCGAGTAAGGTCGAGCAGACGTTCATTCCCGAGCACGATATTTCCGCCGAACGGCTCAGTTGGTCACTCTCCGAGATCCCCCCGGAAATTCTTGCCATTGCCTCCGAACTTGAAACGAAGGTTCGCAATACCCCCGATATTAAAATCGCGAACTCCTTCATCATTCCTTTCGCAGACCACCTGCACTATGCTGTTGCGCGCGCTCGCGAAGGACTGCAGGTTGATTATCCTCTCGCACCAGAGGTAACCCTGCTGTATCCGCGTGAAGTTGAGTTCGGGCGCCAGGCACTTGATTTGGTACATGAGCGTTTGCATCTCACCCTAGATCCGCAGGAAGCCATTCCTTTGGCGTTACATCTCGTCAATGCCCAGTTTGCGACGGCCGATATGTCGCGGGCTTTCCGCATGACTGAGGTTTTTGCTCAGGTTTTTGATGTTATCGGAGCGACATATGGCAAGCCGATAGACACAAATTCCATGTCGGCGGCGCGGTTTATTACCCATCTGCGTTATCTCTTCGTACGTGCCGATCGAGAGAGCAATAAACAACAACGGCATATTACTCAGCCCGGTGTTTTGGCGGCACTTCGGACGGATGCGCCCCAAGCCTTCGCATGCGCGCAAAAGGTTCTTCTCCTATTAGAGATGCAGCTCAATCAGCCGTTACGCCAGGATGAGCTCACATATTTGACGATTCATATTGACCGTCTCGCCCAAGAGATGTGGGGTTCTTAG
- a CDS encoding mannose/fructose/sorbose PTS transporter subunit IIA, translating to MVTIIVAAHGESAPALLKTASMILGNLDNVYPVTFLPGQGPEDLIEEYTRIVAETGSEETLILVDLFGGSPYNAGARFAAEHENIDVVAGVNVPMLIEVISGAGRKNATLKSLVAKAHKAGVKGIRSFQEANQPVQEEKPSQEAKPAETPAAPEIPAEQQVEGGHMDAIFTRIDSRLIHGQVAGTWVPYVAPQTFIAASDAAAHDNLRKTLLLQVAPAGVKTNVLDIAKAGRVYNNPKYTGMKTMFVLESPVDVVRLIDEGVEIPEVNVGGVTYKTGMTQLSEAVYASEEDLEAYRELLKRGVKLYVQQLPNHNPVDLAKILKEKGLDS from the coding sequence ATGGTCACTATCATCGTGGCGGCACACGGGGAGTCAGCACCCGCGCTCTTAAAGACCGCCAGCATGATCCTCGGAAACCTCGATAACGTGTATCCGGTGACATTTCTTCCCGGGCAGGGTCCGGAAGATTTGATCGAAGAGTACACGCGCATCGTTGCGGAAACAGGATCCGAAGAAACCCTTATTCTCGTCGACCTCTTCGGCGGCAGTCCCTACAATGCGGGTGCTCGATTCGCGGCAGAACACGAAAATATTGATGTTGTTGCAGGCGTCAACGTGCCGATGCTCATCGAAGTTATCAGCGGCGCCGGTCGCAAAAATGCAACCCTCAAGAGCCTAGTTGCCAAAGCCCATAAGGCGGGCGTGAAGGGTATTCGCTCCTTCCAAGAAGCCAACCAACCGGTACAGGAAGAAAAGCCTTCTCAAGAGGCAAAACCCGCCGAAACACCGGCGGCACCGGAAATACCCGCAGAACAGCAGGTTGAAGGCGGGCATATGGATGCTATTTTCACGCGCATCGACTCCCGCCTTATTCACGGGCAGGTCGCGGGCACCTGGGTTCCTTATGTGGCACCGCAAACCTTTATTGCCGCATCGGATGCAGCCGCCCACGACAACCTCCGCAAGACCCTGCTGCTGCAGGTGGCGCCCGCCGGAGTCAAAACTAATGTGCTCGATATTGCTAAAGCGGGGCGCGTGTACAACAACCCCAAGTACACCGGCATGAAAACCATGTTTGTACTCGAATCCCCGGTCGATGTGGTGCGTCTAATAGACGAAGGCGTCGAAATTCCAGAGGTCAATGTTGGCGGAGTAACCTACAAAACCGGTATGACGCAGCTTTCTGAGGCAGTTTACGCATCTGAGGAAGACCTCGAAGCGTACCGTGAACTTCTCAAACGCGGCGTCAAGCTGTACGTACAGCAGCTTCCCAACCACAACCCCGTCGATCTGGCAAAAATTTTGAAAGAGAAAGGCCTCGACTCATGA